A stretch of the Clostridium botulinum genome encodes the following:
- a CDS encoding YlbF family regulator, which translates to MNIYDKVHELANELKNCEEVKNFKKAKKGLEGKDASKRMVEDFRKVQMQAYSEQMENGKPSKETLEKLEKLGSIMSMDMDVSNYMEAEVKFGVLWEDIIKILGKAVDDDFDKTK; encoded by the coding sequence ATGAACATATATGATAAAGTACATGAACTTGCAAATGAATTAAAAAACTGTGAAGAAGTTAAGAATTTTAAAAAAGCAAAAAAAGGGTTAGAAGGTAAAGACGCTAGCAAAAGAATGGTTGAAGATTTTAGAAAAGTTCAAATGCAAGCGTATTCAGAACAGATGGAAAATGGTAAACCATCAAAAGAGACTCTTGAGAAATTAGAAAAATTAGGATCAATAATGTCTATGGATATGGATGTTTCAAACTATATGGAAGCAGAAGTAAAGTTTGGAGTGTTATGGGAAGATATTATAAAGATATTAGGAAAAGCAGTAGACGATGATTTTGATAAAACAAAATAG
- a CDS encoding O-methyltransferase, with amino-acid sequence MSGITHDYITDYIRSLIKEDNKILKELKEFAIKEQVPIVQDEVANFLKFMVLSNKPKKILELGTAIGYSSILMNMACNGECEITTIERDENMISIAKNNIVKYGFDDKIKILQGDCLEILPTIDEQFDLIFMDAGKGHYNHFLPHCMRMLKKDGMIIADNVLFRGMVASDDLVKRRKITIVKRMRSYLEMVSSDENFITSVIPMGDGIAITTRRNINE; translated from the coding sequence ATGAGTGGTATAACACACGATTACATAACGGATTATATTAGAAGCCTAATTAAAGAAGATAATAAAATTTTAAAAGAGCTTAAAGAATTTGCAATAAAAGAGCAAGTACCCATAGTACAAGATGAGGTTGCAAACTTTTTAAAGTTCATGGTTTTATCTAATAAGCCAAAAAAAATATTAGAACTTGGAACTGCTATAGGATATTCGTCTATTCTTATGAATATGGCTTGTAATGGGGAATGTGAAATTACAACCATTGAGAGAGATGAAAATATGATAAGTATTGCCAAGAATAATATAGTTAAATATGGTTTTGATGATAAAATAAAAATATTACAAGGGGATTGTTTAGAAATATTACCTACTATAGATGAACAATTTGATTTAATATTTATGGATGCAGGTAAGGGTCATTATAATCATTTCTTGCCTCATTGCATGAGAATGCTAAAAAAAGATGGAATGATAATTGCAGATAATGTTTTATTTAGAGGCATGGTAGCGTCTGATGATTTAGTTAAAAGAAGAAAAATAACTATTGTAAAAAGAATGAGAAGTTATTTAGAAATGGTTTCAAGTGATGAAAATTTTATAACATCTGTAATACCTATGGGTGATGGTATTGCGATAACTACAAGGAGGAATATTAATGAATAA
- the udk gene encoding uridine kinase, translating into MRRPILIGITGGTGSGKSTVANEIYESFKDDCIAIIEQDSYYKDQSNLSFEERIKTNYDHPNAFDTQLLVEHLKELLEGNSIYKPIYDFKEHNRKTETIKVNAKDIVIVEGIMILQDVELRELLDIKIYVDTDDDVRIIRRILRDIKERGRTIDSVVDQYLNVVKPMHSQFIEPTKKYADIIIPEGGQNKVAIDIMVSKIKQILSENE; encoded by the coding sequence ATGAGAAGACCTATATTAATTGGAATTACTGGTGGAACAGGTTCGGGAAAAAGTACTGTTGCTAATGAAATTTATGAAAGTTTTAAAGATGATTGTATTGCTATAATAGAACAAGATTCTTATTATAAAGATCAAAGTAATTTAAGTTTTGAAGAAAGAATTAAGACTAACTATGATCATCCAAATGCTTTTGATACTCAATTACTTGTAGAACATTTAAAGGAACTTTTGGAAGGAAATAGCATATATAAGCCTATATACGATTTTAAAGAACATAACAGAAAAACAGAAACAATAAAAGTGAATGCAAAAGATATTGTTATAGTAGAAGGTATAATGATTCTTCAAGATGTTGAACTTAGAGAATTATTAGATATAAAAATATATGTTGATACTGATGATGATGTTAGAATCATAAGAAGAATTTTGAGAGATATTAAAGAAAGAGGAAGAACTATAGATTCTGTAGTAGACCAATATCTAAATGTAGTAAAGCCAATGCATAGTCAATTTATAGAACCTACTAAAAAATATGCAGATATAATAATACCAGAAGGCGGACAAAATAAAGTAGCTATAGATATTATGGTATCTAAAATAAAACAAATTCTTTCTGAAAATGAATAA
- a CDS encoding ribonuclease J, with the protein MRKEKDKIKIIPLGGLEEVGKNLTAFEYKNEIVVIDCGLKFPDDEMLGIDVVIPDIGYLLKNKEKVKGIFLTHGHEDHIGALPYVLKDLNVPVYGTKLTIGIVENRLKESGMLASSTLKRVQPRDIIKLNNMSIEFIRTSHSIADSAAIAIHTPLGVILHTGDFKIDYTPIDGQVADLARFVELGKKGVIAMLADSTNVERQGYTMSERTVGKTFENIFSKAEGRIIVATFASNIHRIQQIITASEKIGRKVAVSGRSMENIVAVASELGYLQFEDGTLISIDDIKKYPNNRISIITTGSQGEPMSALSRMASSDHKKVSIVPGDMVIISATPIPGNEKLVSKVINQLFKQGANVIYEALADVHVSGHACQEELKLVHTLVKPKFFIPVHGEYRMLKQHAELAVKLGMPEKNTIISENGDVIEVTRDAIRKSGSVMSGQVFVDGLGVGDVGNIVLRDRRHLSQDGILTVVVTIGKDTGKVIAGPDIISRGFVYVRESEDLMDGARLMVRDALRECEEKHITEWAVIKSKVKEVLRMFLYEKTKRKPMILPIIMEV; encoded by the coding sequence TTGAGAAAAGAAAAAGACAAAATAAAAATTATACCACTAGGCGGATTAGAAGAAGTAGGAAAAAATTTAACGGCTTTTGAATATAAAAATGAAATAGTTGTTATAGATTGTGGGCTTAAATTTCCAGATGATGAAATGTTGGGAATAGATGTGGTAATACCTGATATTGGTTATTTATTGAAAAACAAAGAAAAAGTTAAGGGAATATTTTTAACACATGGACATGAAGATCATATAGGTGCATTACCATATGTTCTTAAAGATTTAAATGTACCTGTTTATGGAACTAAGTTAACTATTGGAATTGTAGAAAATAGACTTAAGGAAAGTGGAATGTTAGCATCATCTACTTTAAAACGTGTACAGCCTAGAGATATTATAAAGCTTAACAATATGTCAATTGAGTTTATAAGAACTAGTCATAGTATAGCTGATTCAGCAGCTATAGCTATACACACACCACTTGGAGTTATACTTCATACTGGAGATTTTAAAATTGATTATACACCTATAGATGGTCAAGTAGCTGATTTAGCTAGATTTGTGGAACTAGGTAAAAAAGGTGTTATAGCTATGCTTGCAGATAGTACAAATGTTGAAAGACAAGGATATACTATGTCTGAAAGAACTGTAGGAAAAACCTTTGAAAACATATTTTCAAAAGCTGAAGGAAGGATAATAGTTGCAACATTTGCATCTAATATTCATAGAATTCAACAAATAATTACTGCTTCAGAGAAAATAGGAAGAAAGGTTGCAGTATCAGGTAGAAGCATGGAAAATATAGTTGCTGTTGCTTCAGAACTTGGATACCTACAATTTGAGGACGGTACTTTAATAAGTATAGATGATATTAAAAAGTATCCTAATAATAGAATATCTATAATTACAACTGGAAGTCAAGGAGAGCCTATGTCAGCACTTTCACGAATGGCCTCTTCAGATCATAAAAAAGTAAGTATAGTTCCAGGAGATATGGTTATAATTTCTGCAACACCTATACCAGGAAATGAAAAGTTAGTTTCTAAGGTGATAAATCAATTATTTAAGCAAGGAGCAAACGTTATATATGAAGCGTTAGCCGATGTCCATGTTTCAGGTCATGCTTGTCAAGAAGAATTGAAACTTGTTCATACTTTAGTAAAACCTAAGTTTTTCATACCAGTTCATGGTGAGTATAGGATGTTAAAACAGCATGCAGAACTTGCTGTGAAATTAGGAATGCCAGAAAAGAATACAATTATCTCAGAAAATGGAGATGTAATAGAAGTAACTAGAGATGCTATAAGAAAGAGTGGTAGTGTAATGTCAGGTCAAGTGTTTGTAGATGGACTTGGCGTTGGTGATGTAGGTAATATAGTATTGAGAGATAGAAGACACTTATCACAAGATGGTATTTTAACAGTTGTAGTTACTATTGGAAAAGATACAGGAAAAGTTATTGCAGGACCGGACATAATATCAAGGGGATTCGTATATGTTAGAGAATCAGAAGATTTAATGGACGGTGCAAGACTAATGGTAAGAGATGCTTTAAGAGAATGTGAAGAAAAACATATTACAGAATGGGCAGTTATTAAATCTAAGGTAAAAGAAGTACTAAGAATGTTCTTATACGAGAAGACTAAGAGAAAGCCAATGATACTTCCAATTATAATGGAAGTATAG
- the mltG gene encoding endolytic transglycosylase MltG, whose protein sequence is MKRIKIITVILIILCILIFIGFRIRNSIKHPFVAATDNISVVVAKGDSLSNIINKLHNDGYIKSTHVIKCYINIKRLNTTIKQGKYNINKNISINRFVKILNNGFDEEEFIKVTIPEGYNIENIGQTLEEKSIISKKEFIKSCKEYKLPQYIVTNNKQRYPLEGYLFPDTYRFKKGTSGKKIIDDMLFQFKLVMNNIEKKDKKINNLYEIITKASIIEKEARCEKDRAKIASVINNRIQKQMKLQVDATVLYALGEHKQRLYYKDLKVKSSYNTYNIKGLPPGPICNPGKPSIIAALNPEKTEYLYYVLENNVKHDKEHYFTKDYKDFLKAKEIYKKQIEG, encoded by the coding sequence ATGAAACGGATAAAAATAATTACCGTAATTCTAATAATATTATGTATTCTTATCTTTATAGGATTTAGAATTAGAAACAGTATTAAACATCCTTTTGTTGCAGCAACTGATAACATATCAGTTGTTGTGGCAAAAGGAGATTCTTTATCTAATATTATTAATAAGTTACATAATGATGGTTATATAAAAAGCACCCATGTAATCAAATGCTATATAAATATCAAAAGATTAAATACAACGATTAAACAAGGAAAATATAATATAAATAAAAATATTTCTATAAATCGGTTTGTAAAAATATTAAATAATGGATTTGATGAAGAAGAATTTATTAAAGTTACTATACCAGAAGGATATAACATAGAAAATATAGGTCAAACACTAGAAGAAAAAAGCATAATATCTAAAAAAGAATTTATTAAAAGTTGTAAAGAATATAAATTGCCACAATATATAGTGACAAATAATAAGCAAAGATACCCTTTAGAAGGGTACTTATTTCCTGATACATATAGATTCAAAAAGGGAACTAGTGGCAAAAAAATAATTGATGATATGTTATTTCAATTTAAATTAGTAATGAATAATATTGAAAAAAAAGATAAAAAAATTAATAATTTATATGAGATAATAACTAAGGCGTCTATTATTGAAAAGGAAGCTAGATGTGAAAAAGACAGAGCGAAGATAGCATCTGTTATAAACAATAGAATACAAAAACAAATGAAGTTACAAGTAGATGCGACTGTATTATATGCTCTAGGAGAACATAAACAAAGATTATATTATAAAGATTTAAAAGTAAAATCTTCATATAATACGTATAATATTAAAGGTCTTCCTCCTGGACCCATATGTAATCCAGGAAAGCCATCAATTATAGCTGCTTTGAATCCAGAAAAAACGGAATATTTATATTATGTTCTAGAAAATAATGTAAAACACGATAAAGAGCATTACTTTACTAAAGATTATAAAGATTTCTTAAAAGCTAAAGAAATATATAAGAAACAAATAGAAGGTTAA
- the typA gene encoding translational GTPase TypA encodes MSLFTRNDIRNVAIIAHVDHGKTTLVDAMLKQSHVFRDNEKVQERVMDSNDLEKERGITILSKNTAVMYNGVKINIVDTPGHADFGGEVERVLKMVDSVVLVVDAYEGPMPQTKFVLKKALELHLRPIVVINKIDKPNARPQEVIDEVFDLFVELGADDEQLDFPIVYASARGGYAKKEVDEESDNMECLFDTIIKNVKAPTGYIDEPLQLLVTTIDYNEYVGRIGIGKIERGKVAKNQQVTIVDREGNKRNVKVSNLYVYNGLKREEVEEAQLGDIVAVSGIVDINIGETIADPSRPEAVEFIEIDEPTLSMYFMVNDSPFAGKEGEYVTSRHLRDRLMKELETNVSLKVEETDSADSFKVSGRGELHLSILIETMRREGYEFQVSKPSVIFHEQDGKKHEPIEYLTIDVPEEFMGVVMEKLGPRKAEMINMSSAVNGYSRLEFRIPARGLIGFRNEFMTDTKGNGIMNHVFDGYEPFKGEIPGRTRGSIIAFETGEAVAYGLFNAQERGKLFVTPATDVYAGMIVGECSRAEDIDVNVCKKKHLTNTRSSGSDDALKLVPVVPMSLEQSLEFIAADELVEVTPINIRMRKKMLDSAARKRASRK; translated from the coding sequence ATGAGTTTATTTACAAGAAATGACATAAGAAACGTGGCAATCATTGCCCATGTTGACCATGGTAAAACAACATTAGTTGATGCAATGTTAAAGCAAAGCCATGTATTTAGAGATAATGAAAAAGTACAAGAAAGAGTTATGGATTCTAACGATTTAGAAAAAGAAAGAGGAATAACTATATTATCTAAAAACACAGCTGTAATGTATAATGGTGTTAAAATAAATATAGTAGATACTCCAGGACATGCGGATTTTGGTGGAGAAGTTGAACGTGTATTAAAAATGGTTGATAGTGTTGTATTAGTAGTAGATGCTTATGAAGGACCTATGCCACAAACAAAATTCGTATTAAAGAAAGCTTTAGAATTACATTTGAGACCTATCGTAGTAATTAATAAAATAGATAAGCCAAATGCAAGACCACAAGAAGTTATAGATGAAGTTTTTGATTTATTCGTAGAACTTGGTGCAGATGATGAGCAATTAGATTTCCCAATTGTATATGCTTCAGCTAGAGGTGGATATGCTAAAAAAGAAGTAGATGAAGAATCAGATAACATGGAATGCCTTTTTGATACAATTATTAAAAATGTAAAGGCGCCAACTGGATATATAGATGAACCACTTCAATTATTAGTTACAACTATTGACTACAATGAATATGTAGGAAGAATAGGTATCGGTAAAATTGAAAGAGGAAAAGTTGCTAAGAATCAACAAGTTACTATAGTAGATAGAGAAGGTAACAAGAGAAATGTAAAAGTATCTAATCTATATGTGTATAATGGACTAAAAAGAGAAGAAGTTGAAGAAGCTCAACTTGGTGATATAGTAGCAGTTTCTGGTATAGTTGATATAAATATTGGTGAAACAATTGCAGATCCAAGTAGACCAGAAGCAGTAGAATTTATAGAAATTGATGAACCTACATTAAGTATGTATTTCATGGTAAATGATTCACCTTTTGCAGGAAAAGAGGGAGAATACGTTACATCTAGACATCTAAGAGATAGATTAATGAAAGAATTAGAAACTAATGTAAGTTTAAAAGTAGAAGAAACAGATTCGGCAGATTCATTTAAAGTAAGTGGAAGAGGAGAGTTACATCTTTCTATTTTAATTGAAACTATGAGAAGAGAAGGATATGAATTCCAAGTATCTAAACCATCTGTTATTTTCCATGAACAAGACGGCAAAAAGCATGAGCCAATAGAGTACTTAACTATTGATGTTCCTGAAGAGTTTATGGGAGTTGTAATGGAAAAATTAGGACCTAGAAAAGCAGAAATGATTAACATGAGTTCTGCTGTTAATGGATATTCAAGACTTGAGTTCAGGATACCAGCAAGAGGTCTTATTGGATTTAGAAATGAATTTATGACAGATACTAAAGGTAATGGAATAATGAATCATGTTTTTGATGGATATGAACCATTTAAAGGAGAAATACCAGGAAGAACCAGAGGTTCAATTATAGCATTTGAAACAGGTGAAGCTGTAGCATATGGACTATTTAATGCTCAAGAAAGAGGAAAATTATTTGTAACACCAGCTACAGATGTGTATGCAGGTATGATTGTTGGAGAATGTTCAAGAGCAGAAGATATTGATGTTAATGTATGCAAGAAAAAACATTTAACTAATACAAGATCATCAGGATCAGATGATGCATTAAAACTTGTTCCAGTTGTTCCAATGTCATTAGAACAAAGTTTAGAATTTATTGCTGCAGACGAACTTGTTGAAGTAACTCCTATAAACATAAGAATGAGAAAGAAGATGCTTGATAGTGCAGCAAGAAAAAGAGCTTCTAGAAAATAG
- the sigK gene encoding RNA polymerase sporulation sigma factor SigK, giving the protein MFLINYLLNMIDGMTFLTAYVSNGTSFPQPLNEDEERYYLKKFKDGDTLAKGILIERNLRLVAHIVKKYSYPNKDIDDLISIGTVGLIKAIDSFDISKGTRLATYAARCIENEILMLIRNTKKIKSEVYLQDPIGVDKEGNEISLMDVLSSDENSVIEVVENRMQVKKLYDKINECLTDREKIIIKMRYGLNDGKPKTQREIAAFLNISRSYVSRIEKRALKKMYKEFNNSKIVK; this is encoded by the coding sequence GTGTTCTTAATTAATTATTTGCTTAATATGATTGATGGCATGACCTTTTTAACAGCGTATGTTAGCAATGGAACATCATTTCCACAACCTTTAAATGAAGATGAAGAAAGGTATTACTTAAAAAAATTTAAAGATGGGGACACTTTGGCAAAGGGGATCTTAATAGAAAGAAACCTTAGACTTGTTGCTCATATTGTCAAAAAGTATTCTTATCCTAATAAAGACATTGATGACTTAATTTCAATAGGTACTGTGGGACTTATAAAAGCCATTGATTCTTTTGACATTTCAAAGGGAACAAGACTTGCAACTTATGCAGCTAGATGTATTGAAAATGAGATATTAATGCTTATTAGAAATACTAAAAAGATTAAAAGTGAAGTTTATCTTCAAGATCCTATAGGAGTAGATAAAGAAGGTAATGAAATTTCACTTATGGATGTTTTAAGTAGTGATGAAAATTCAGTTATTGAGGTTGTTGAAAACAGGATGCAAGTTAAAAAACTATATGATAAGATTAATGAATGTTTAACTGATAGAGAAAAAATTATAATTAAAATGAGATATGGACTAAATGATGGTAAGCCTAAAACACAAAGAGAAATAGCTGCTTTTTTAAACATATCTAGATCATATGTATCTAGAATAGAAAAGAGAGCGCTAAAAAAAATGTATAAAGAATTTAACAACAGTAAGATTGTCAAATAG
- a CDS encoding penicillin-binding transpeptidase domain-containing protein: protein MINVENNKRCYIILIVFILLFMILAFRIVGYNYFGSKNLAVMAENQYQYKEKASELNYLLLDNKGRNLLQYKDNYYAVIDPYTYLTNNYYVKKDELKALKILLKNCNKNYDIDNEVNINKSSKIIWNIDESTYNNLKKIKGVNGFYAYKYLSINKENAYWSIENLITNINKNLNGVWQKKSKDCIETDIYNKTEKNEYVYRIFDKDVNGKINKEFTTDPTTNVNVRLTLDKILQENIKKILNEKNFNKYDQIGVVLMETDTGKIRAMVQKDDSKPNINIGASTQNGFFAGSILKSIVEEAGIKNNNISLNHKYKHRNFGGLFEEHEDHKDKNIEQAFTKSSNNIFVQVGIDVGIKKFDELSKEHGLYEKVLGFEDEQNGILELNVKTTPDDSGDSLQAYIGQKTRITPIEAISIPNTIVNGGIYVKPQLIEAYVDKNNNIIEKCHTCRKTIISKINSNIMKNQMLNVVKEGTGKNAYIKDIEIGGKTGTSNRVENTSLNNNKKDLKEYCDGWFTGFFKLNDKYYSMVVFVENIGKDVNASGSAVPVFKKIIEENYNYINKF, encoded by the coding sequence GTGATTAATGTGGAAAATAATAAACGATGTTATATAATTCTTATAGTATTTATCTTATTATTTATGATATTAGCTTTTAGAATAGTGGGATATAATTATTTTGGAAGTAAAAATCTTGCCGTTATGGCAGAAAATCAATATCAATATAAGGAAAAGGCTAGTGAGTTAAATTATTTATTATTAGATAATAAAGGAAGAAATTTATTGCAATATAAAGATAACTACTATGCTGTTATAGATCCGTATACTTATTTAACCAATAATTATTATGTTAAAAAAGATGAGCTTAAAGCATTGAAGATTTTATTAAAGAATTGTAATAAAAATTACGATATTGATAATGAAGTAAATATAAATAAGAGTTCTAAAATAATTTGGAATATAGATGAGAGTACATATAATAATTTAAAAAAGATAAAAGGTGTTAATGGTTTTTATGCATATAAGTATTTGAGCATTAATAAGGAAAATGCTTATTGGAGTATAGAAAATTTAATAACTAATATAAATAAAAATCTAAATGGTGTATGGCAAAAAAAATCAAAAGATTGTATAGAAACGGACATATACAATAAAACTGAAAAGAATGAATATGTATATCGTATATTTGATAAAGACGTTAATGGAAAAATAAATAAAGAATTTACTACAGATCCTACGACCAATGTAAATGTTAGATTGACACTTGATAAAATTCTTCAGGAAAATATAAAAAAGATATTAAATGAAAAGAATTTTAACAAGTATGATCAAATAGGTGTTGTTTTAATGGAAACGGATACAGGTAAAATAAGGGCTATGGTACAAAAAGATGATAGTAAGCCTAATATAAATATAGGAGCAAGCACTCAAAATGGTTTTTTTGCTGGATCAATATTAAAATCTATAGTTGAAGAAGCAGGGATAAAAAATAATAATATTTCATTAAATCATAAATATAAACATAGAAATTTTGGTGGCTTATTTGAGGAACATGAAGATCATAAAGATAAGAATATAGAACAGGCTTTTACGAAATCTTCTAATAATATATTTGTTCAAGTAGGTATTGATGTAGGTATTAAAAAGTTTGATGAACTTTCTAAGGAGCATGGATTATATGAAAAAGTATTAGGATTTGAAGATGAACAAAATGGAATTTTAGAACTTAATGTTAAAACTACTCCAGATGATAGTGGAGATAGTCTACAAGCTTATATAGGTCAAAAAACTAGAATTACTCCAATTGAAGCTATAAGTATACCGAACACTATAGTTAATGGGGGAATTTATGTTAAACCTCAATTGATAGAGGCATATGTGGATAAAAATAATAATATTATAGAAAAATGCCATACTTGTAGAAAAACAATTATTAGTAAGATAAATTCAAATATCATGAAAAATCAAATGTTAAATGTAGTTAAAGAAGGAACGGGCAAAAATGCATATATTAAAGATATAGAGATAGGTGGTAAAACAGGAACATCAAATAGAGTAGAAAATACTTCTTTAAATAACAATAAGAAAGATTTAAAAGAATATTGTGATGGATGGTTTACTGGATTTTTTAAACTTAATGATAAATATTATTCAATGGTAGTATTTGTTGAAAATATAGGAAAAGACGTTAATGCTTCTGGGTCTGCTGTGCCTGTATTCAAAAAAATAATTGAAGAAAATTATAATTATATAAATAAATTTTAG
- a CDS encoding peptidase U32 family protein: MNKPEILAPAGNLEKLITAIDFGADAVYLGGSKLNLRALADNFDTEDLKKGLKYAHDRNKKVYVTLNVFPHNDDLIGLEQYLVELYEMGVDAIIVSDPGIIMTAREVVPNLEIHLSTQANTVNYKTVNFWHKNGVKRVVLARELSMNEVEKIRDNIEKSCDLEAFVHGAMCVSYSGRCLMSNYMTGRDSNRGACAQPCRYKYSLMEEKRPGEYFPILEDNRGTYIFNSKDMCMIEHVPELIKAGINSFKIEGRMKSAFYVASVVKAYREAVDAYFEDPDNYEVNPKWIEYIMRPSHRQYCTGFYLGEPNKQIYDTSSYIRDYDIIGIVKGYDKETCRAKIQQKNRIFSGESVEVLRPEGESFNVVLSNMIDDKNGKTIEAARSAEMIFTADTDLELREKDILIKAKEK; the protein is encoded by the coding sequence ATGAATAAACCGGAAATATTGGCTCCTGCTGGAAATCTAGAAAAGTTAATAACTGCTATTGATTTTGGAGCGGATGCTGTTTATTTAGGTGGAAGTAAACTAAATTTGAGAGCTTTAGCAGATAATTTTGATACAGAAGACTTAAAAAAAGGATTAAAGTATGCTCATGATAGAAATAAAAAAGTATATGTTACGTTAAATGTATTTCCGCATAATGACGATTTGATAGGACTTGAACAATACTTAGTGGAGTTATATGAAATGGGAGTAGATGCTATTATAGTATCTGATCCTGGAATTATAATGACTGCCAGAGAAGTCGTACCTAATTTAGAAATACATTTAAGTACTCAAGCTAATACTGTAAACTATAAGACAGTTAACTTTTGGCACAAAAATGGTGTTAAAAGAGTAGTGTTAGCTAGAGAATTATCTATGAATGAAGTTGAAAAAATAAGAGATAATATAGAAAAATCATGTGATTTAGAAGCATTTGTTCATGGAGCTATGTGCGTTTCATATTCTGGAAGATGTTTAATGTCCAATTATATGACTGGTAGAGATTCTAATAGAGGTGCATGTGCACAACCTTGTAGATATAAATATAGTTTAATGGAAGAAAAGAGACCAGGAGAGTATTTTCCTATATTAGAAGATAATAGAGGTACGTATATTTTTAACTCTAAAGATATGTGTATGATAGAGCATGTACCTGAACTTATAAAGGCTGGTATAAATTCTTTTAAAATAGAAGGAAGGATGAAAAGTGCGTTTTATGTGGCTTCGGTAGTAAAAGCATACAGAGAAGCAGTAGATGCTTATTTTGAAGATCCTGATAACTATGAAGTTAATCCTAAGTGGATAGAATATATTATGAGACCTAGTCATAGACAATATTGTACAGGTTTTTATTTAGGAGAACCTAATAAACAAATATATGATACATCATCTTATATAAGAGATTATGATATCATAGGTATTGTTAAGGGATATGATAAAGAAACTTGTCGTGCTAAAATACAACAAAAAAACAGAATTTTTAGTGGAGAAAGTGTTGAAGTTCTTCGTCCAGAAGGGGAAAGTTTTAATGTTGTATTAAGTAATATGATAGATGACAAAAATGGAAAGACAATTGAAGCTGCCCGTAGTGCTGAAATGATTTTTACAGCTGATACAGACTTAGAATTAAGAGAAAAAGATATACTTATAAAAGCTAAGGAGAAATAA